One genomic segment of Nocardia spumae includes these proteins:
- a CDS encoding DUF1266 domain-containing protein, with amino-acid sequence MVAGAHRLPRISGFPSSDFDTGPDEWSGVAVSEDRIRALAIGAYYGRSWSAYNDTVAFHPEHEGSSETRRESTIEGLHESWGVDNGDDARDTIGRLLSGMHAPLFAMVHPLATAAAQDTTRVDRTGLADSHREFLHTLSEVRGYRGVNGIDRDYDAWLQAIKFGIVDRLPQPLNTDATAWDLSRIVFIARAAHTAGYLDEDEAWVLLGRALAKAQQHYRNWRQFSGGFLTGAIFWAATQDLAAAKEQVDERRWMIRGLLMRPSSPWRRVALHPGAPVFGLSPFH; translated from the coding sequence ATGGTCGCCGGAGCGCACAGACTGCCGCGGATCAGCGGATTTCCGAGTTCGGATTTCGACACCGGACCCGACGAGTGGTCGGGCGTCGCCGTGAGCGAGGACCGCATCCGGGCGCTGGCCATCGGGGCCTACTACGGCCGCAGCTGGAGCGCCTACAACGACACCGTCGCCTTTCATCCCGAACATGAGGGCAGTTCGGAGACGCGCCGCGAGTCCACTATCGAGGGCCTGCACGAATCGTGGGGCGTCGACAACGGCGACGACGCGCGCGACACCATCGGCCGCCTGCTCAGCGGGATGCACGCACCGCTGTTCGCCATGGTGCATCCGCTGGCGACCGCGGCCGCCCAGGACACCACCCGGGTCGATCGCACCGGTCTCGCCGACAGTCACCGCGAATTCCTGCACACCCTGTCGGAGGTGCGCGGTTATCGCGGGGTCAACGGGATCGACCGGGATTACGACGCCTGGTTGCAGGCCATCAAATTCGGCATCGTCGACCGGCTGCCGCAGCCGCTCAACACCGATGCCACCGCGTGGGATCTGTCGCGCATCGTCTTCATCGCGCGTGCCGCGCACACCGCGGGATATCTCGACGAAGACGAGGCGTGGGTGCTGCTGGGCCGGGCTCTCGCCAAAGCGCAGCAGCACTACCGCAATTGGCGGCAGTTCTCCGGCGGATTCCTCACCGGCGCCATCTTCTGGGCGGCTACCCAGGATCTGGCCGCGGCCAAGGAGCAGGTCGACGAGCGTCGCTGGATGATCCGCGGGCTACTGATGCGGCCGTCCAGTCCGTGGCGGCGAGTCGCCCTGCATCCGGGAGCACCGGTATTCGGGTTGTCGCCGTTCCACTGA
- a CDS encoding alpha/beta fold hydrolase: MQTVTSPDGTTIAFDRIGTGEAGTVVLIGGAFGYREVPNTVELATALAEKYGLRVLNYDRRGRGDSADSPGIYDSANEIADLRALIEAEGGSAALFGWGSGAVLALLAARSGAIDGITDVIAFEPPFVVDPKDHVPPKDAEEKLRARIAAGKRGGAVWYYLTKIMGVPALVVAVMRTSSVWKKLVATADSTAHDFAVLKPFTRGETIRPEDWAALTAPTLLLIGERSAPALTKGANRMAEVLPDARLRELPGVSNDPVAAELAPAIGEFLTRTR; this comes from the coding sequence ATGCAGACCGTGACGTCGCCGGACGGCACCACCATCGCCTTCGATCGGATCGGTACCGGCGAGGCGGGGACCGTCGTGCTCATCGGCGGCGCGTTCGGATACCGGGAGGTTCCCAACACCGTCGAACTGGCCACGGCGCTGGCCGAGAAGTACGGCCTGCGGGTGCTCAATTACGACCGGCGCGGTCGCGGTGACAGCGCGGACTCGCCCGGAATCTACGACAGTGCCAACGAAATCGCCGATCTGCGTGCGCTGATCGAGGCAGAGGGCGGATCGGCCGCGCTGTTCGGCTGGGGTTCCGGAGCGGTGCTGGCGCTGCTGGCCGCCCGCTCGGGCGCGATCGACGGCATCACCGACGTGATCGCCTTCGAACCGCCGTTCGTGGTCGATCCCAAGGATCATGTGCCGCCCAAGGACGCCGAGGAGAAGTTGCGGGCGCGTATCGCGGCGGGTAAACGCGGCGGCGCGGTCTGGTACTACCTGACCAAGATCATGGGCGTGCCCGCACTGGTCGTGGCCGTGATGCGGACGTCATCGGTGTGGAAGAAGCTCGTCGCCACCGCGGACTCGACGGCTCACGATTTCGCGGTGCTGAAGCCGTTCACCCGCGGTGAGACGATCCGGCCCGAGGACTGGGCCGCGCTGACCGCGCCGACGCTGTTGCTCATCGGCGAGCGTTCCGCCCCGGCACTGACCAAGGGCGCCAACCGGATGGCCGAGGTGCTCCCGGACGCCCGGCTGCGCGAGCTGCCCGGGGTGAGCAACGATCCGGTCGCCGCCGAACTCGCACCGGCGATCGGTGAATTCCTCACTCGGACACGATGA
- a CDS encoding glycosyltransferase 87 family protein has translation MVSVSTSARPLSGPRVPGAHRIGRLIWLVPVLLAAVSVFWLLRPTWPLQPIKREFIDLQVYRLGVQAMWDGADMYGSLPKTTLGISLPFIYPPFAAVALGPFALLPWSTAAVSFFVVSTLAVAVTLYLVARRVWGSGGTEVVLWASACAIPLGLLLEPVHSTLDFGQVNLLLMVLVAADCLPKRTRWPRGMLIGIAAAVKLTPAAFVLYFLVRRDYRAAVTAAVTGAVATGIAFAVMPHESVKYWFGGMGNVSGLSGSAFRTNQSIQGVLSRFQVPEPAFTALWGLLSLALLALVVAAMRRACDDPALALAFNAVFTLLVSPISWSHHWVWIAPGLLAAVGVATRLPRRQAMIWYAVIAAAAVVFTIGPQNWEPGDDNRELAWTPWQHLIGDTYVWLSVLLVAVYVFAGPRPETQDPLLPVSLRSLRSKVPSKP, from the coding sequence ATGGTTAGCGTCTCCACATCCGCCCGGCCGCTGTCGGGACCTCGTGTGCCGGGAGCCCACCGTATCGGTCGGCTCATCTGGCTGGTCCCGGTGCTGCTGGCCGCTGTCAGCGTGTTCTGGCTGCTACGCCCCACCTGGCCGTTACAGCCGATCAAGCGGGAGTTCATCGATCTGCAGGTGTACCGCCTGGGCGTGCAGGCGATGTGGGACGGCGCCGATATGTACGGCAGCCTGCCGAAGACCACCCTCGGAATCAGCCTGCCGTTCATCTACCCACCGTTCGCGGCGGTCGCCCTCGGCCCGTTCGCGCTGTTGCCGTGGAGTACCGCGGCCGTGAGCTTCTTCGTCGTCTCCACCCTCGCGGTGGCGGTCACGCTGTACCTGGTCGCGCGCCGGGTCTGGGGCAGTGGCGGCACCGAAGTGGTGCTGTGGGCCAGCGCCTGCGCGATTCCGCTGGGCCTCCTGCTGGAACCGGTGCATTCGACACTGGATTTCGGACAGGTCAACCTGCTGCTGATGGTGCTGGTCGCGGCCGACTGCCTGCCCAAGCGCACCCGCTGGCCCCGCGGCATGCTCATCGGCATCGCCGCGGCCGTCAAGCTGACGCCCGCCGCGTTCGTGTTGTACTTCCTGGTCCGCCGGGACTATCGCGCGGCCGTCACGGCGGCTGTCACCGGCGCGGTGGCGACGGGAATCGCCTTCGCCGTGATGCCGCACGAATCGGTGAAGTATTGGTTCGGCGGCATGGGCAATGTGTCCGGGCTCAGTGGTTCGGCGTTCCGGACCAACCAATCCATTCAGGGTGTGCTCTCACGCTTCCAGGTTCCCGAACCCGCCTTCACGGCACTGTGGGGGCTGCTGAGCCTGGCGCTGCTGGCCCTGGTCGTCGCCGCGATGCGGCGTGCCTGCGACGATCCCGCGCTCGCGCTGGCGTTCAACGCGGTCTTCACCCTGCTGGTTTCGCCGATCTCGTGGTCGCATCACTGGGTCTGGATCGCACCCGGACTGCTCGCTGCCGTCGGTGTCGCGACTCGGCTGCCCCGCCGCCAGGCCATGATCTGGTACGCCGTCATCGCGGCGGCCGCCGTGGTCTTCACCATCGGCCCGCAGAATTGGGAACCCGGTGACGACAACCGCGAACTGGCCTGGACGCCGTGGCAGCACCTGATCGGTGACACCTACGTGTGGTTGAGCGTGCTGCTGGTCGCCGTGTACGTCTTCGCCGGACCTCGGCCGGAAACCCAGGATCCGCTGCTTCCGGTGTCGTTGCGTTCGCTGCGGTCCAAGGTGCCCAGTAAGCCCTGA
- a CDS encoding purine-cytosine permease family protein — translation MTTLPEQPGDRSAEAPLLLTTDPPRTLSFGDQAAFWANLGVSLIGFTGAIYVLQPAGHPQLPVVAAVLATAVGTVLGTAMVAAAGAVGARTGAPAMANFRGLFGTRLSYVPTVANIVQCIGWGVFELTVIAGGVAALTHGHLPRIPVIVGAGALCTAMAIWPLNVLHILRKYVTVAVAVAMGYFTIQFLRQPLPPVSGTSWSGFFPGVDTALAVAVSFVPLAADYTRHARGARAATGAAMVGYSVAQTWCYLLGVVALLRVGGDPDRIFDTFLGVGAGWLFFAVLVLRESDQSFANVYSTAMSLQNLAPRVDRRILAAAVGAVATVLALGVHDFTGFSNFLLLIGSVFVPLCAVLVVDYFLGRGRDGWDLSDGAHARPLLLVPWLLGFAVYQVLNPGSVDWWARIWLRVQDWLGVHPGWWSSASLYSFAVAAVCTIVLVRLERVRVGPRAPV, via the coding sequence ATGACGACTCTGCCCGAGCAGCCGGGAGACCGCTCGGCCGAGGCCCCGCTGCTGCTGACCACCGACCCGCCGCGCACGCTGTCGTTCGGCGATCAGGCCGCGTTCTGGGCGAACCTCGGGGTCAGCCTCATCGGCTTCACCGGGGCCATCTATGTCCTGCAGCCCGCCGGTCACCCCCAACTGCCCGTGGTCGCGGCCGTGCTGGCGACGGCGGTGGGAACGGTGCTGGGCACCGCGATGGTCGCCGCCGCCGGTGCGGTCGGCGCCCGCACCGGCGCCCCGGCGATGGCGAATTTCCGCGGCCTGTTCGGTACGCGGCTGTCGTATGTGCCGACCGTCGCCAATATCGTGCAGTGCATCGGGTGGGGCGTTTTCGAGCTGACGGTGATCGCCGGCGGGGTCGCGGCCCTCACCCACGGTCACCTCCCGCGTATTCCGGTGATCGTCGGTGCCGGCGCGCTGTGTACCGCGATGGCGATCTGGCCGTTGAACGTGCTGCACATTCTGCGCAAGTACGTGACCGTCGCGGTGGCGGTGGCCATGGGCTACTTCACGATTCAATTCCTGCGACAGCCGCTGCCGCCGGTATCGGGTACGTCGTGGAGCGGGTTCTTCCCGGGCGTGGACACCGCGCTGGCCGTCGCGGTGTCGTTCGTGCCGCTGGCCGCCGACTACACCCGCCACGCGCGCGGAGCGCGGGCCGCCACCGGCGCCGCCATGGTCGGCTACTCCGTGGCCCAGACCTGGTGCTATCTCCTCGGTGTGGTCGCGCTGCTGCGGGTCGGCGGTGATCCGGATCGGATCTTCGACACCTTCCTCGGGGTCGGGGCGGGCTGGTTGTTCTTCGCGGTGCTGGTGCTGCGCGAATCCGATCAGTCCTTCGCGAATGTGTACTCCACCGCGATGTCGCTGCAGAATCTGGCGCCGCGGGTCGACCGGCGCATCCTGGCGGCGGCGGTGGGCGCCGTCGCGACGGTGCTGGCTCTGGGCGTGCACGACTTCACCGGTTTCTCGAATTTCCTGCTGCTGATCGGATCGGTGTTCGTGCCGCTGTGCGCGGTGCTGGTGGTCGACTACTTCCTCGGCCGGGGCCGGGACGGATGGGACCTGTCCGACGGCGCTCACGCCCGGCCCCTGCTGCTCGTGCCGTGGTTGCTCGGCTTCGCCGTCTATCAGGTGCTGAATCCGGGCTCGGTGGATTGGTGGGCGCGCATCTGGCTGCGGGTCCAGGACTGGCTCGGGGTGCATCCGGGCTGGTGGTCGTCGGCGTCGCTGTATTCGTTCGCGGTGGCCGCTGTCTGCACGATCGTGCTGGTCCGGCTCGAGCGCGTGCGGGTCGGGCCGCGGGCGCCGGTGTGA
- a CDS encoding phosphotransferase enzyme family protein, which produces MTAGEPDTRVFAMGETGLVAPDFPALSATEAAAVLDESGVARIEWRSRRPLSSTARVRRSDGTAVVVKRMPSALRDPETLAPEHDFADHLRVRGIPIPRMSSVRRGAFTYEIQELGIGADRYRDEFSWSPYHSVPEAVSAGAMLARLHLAAIGFEAPQRPPHPLLAAVSTDAVRTIEQYIAARPEVGRFLADLDWRSDWERPLPDDRRHAGGELARRIAELPPLWTHNDWHPTNLLWTGAEVSSVLDFGLANRTVAIFDLATAIERFAVDWLAPVPHPVRADQLRAFLRGYNGIRPLEATERELLPDLFPLVHVAYELSEMDYFLTIPPRRQVRRARIAYRNYFLGRSAWAASAEGKAFTTMLRRLTAECC; this is translated from the coding sequence GTGACCGCCGGCGAACCCGATACCCGCGTCTTCGCGATGGGCGAGACCGGGCTGGTGGCACCGGATTTCCCGGCGTTGTCGGCCACCGAAGCCGCGGCGGTGCTCGACGAATCGGGCGTCGCCAGGATCGAGTGGCGCAGCCGGCGGCCGCTGTCGTCGACCGCGCGCGTGCGCCGCTCCGATGGGACCGCGGTCGTGGTGAAGCGGATGCCCTCGGCCCTGCGCGATCCGGAAACGCTGGCACCCGAACACGATTTCGCCGATCACCTGCGCGTCCGCGGCATCCCGATCCCTCGGATGTCTTCCGTGCGCCGGGGCGCCTTCACCTACGAGATCCAGGAACTCGGGATCGGCGCGGACCGCTATCGTGACGAATTCTCCTGGAGCCCTTATCATTCGGTGCCCGAGGCGGTATCCGCCGGCGCCATGCTGGCCCGCTTGCATCTAGCGGCCATCGGATTCGAGGCTCCGCAGCGTCCGCCGCATCCGCTGCTGGCCGCGGTCAGCACCGATGCCGTGCGAACCATCGAGCAGTACATCGCCGCGCGCCCCGAGGTGGGCCGCTTCCTGGCGGATCTCGATTGGCGTTCGGACTGGGAGCGACCGCTCCCGGACGACCGCCGGCACGCGGGCGGCGAACTGGCGCGGCGGATCGCCGAACTGCCGCCGCTGTGGACCCACAACGACTGGCATCCGACGAATCTGCTGTGGACCGGCGCCGAGGTCAGCTCGGTCCTGGACTTCGGCCTGGCCAACCGCACGGTGGCGATCTTCGATCTGGCGACGGCGATCGAGCGTTTCGCCGTGGATTGGCTCGCGCCGGTCCCGCATCCGGTGCGCGCCGATCAGTTGCGCGCGTTCCTGCGCGGATACAACGGGATTCGTCCGCTGGAGGCGACCGAACGGGAGTTGCTGCCCGATCTCTTCCCGCTCGTTCACGTTGCGTACGAATTGTCCGAAATGGATTACTTTCTCACGATTCCGCCTCGTCGGCAGGTGCGCCGGGCCCGGATCGCTTACCGTAACTACTTTCTCGGTCGTTCGGCGTGGGCCGCATCGGCTGAGGGCAAGGCCTTCACGACCATGCTGCGACGACTGACTGCCGAGTGCTGTTAG
- a CDS encoding amino acid permease, which translates to MAEPTPTHDTAGSAPTRRFGGLLRTKSVEQSIRDTDEPDSKLRKDLTAWDLTVFGVAVVVGAGIFTLTARTAGNVAGPSVSLAFVFAAVACGLTALCYAEFASTVPVAGSAYTFSYATFGELAAWIIGWDLILEFALAASVVAKGWSQYLGEVMGSRSPIVHIGSVDFDWGATLLIVVLAVLLAIGTKVSSRVSAIAVAIKLAVIAVVLVVGVTYFKPSNLKPFIPPSRPGSAGEGLHQTLFSWLTGAGNSTFGWYGLLAAASLVFFAFIGFDVVATTAEETKNPQRNVPRGILGSLLIVTILYVAVTVVLTGMVPYTELSGNDATLATAFALHGVTWAKNVISVGALAGLTTVVMVLYLGQTRVLFAMARDGLLPRRLARTGRFGTPVTLTIGVGVVCAILAGFVQFGTLEEMVNIGTLFAFVLVSIGVVILRRTRPELPRGFRVPLVPLVPILGVLACLWLMLNLSVETWLRFVIWMVVGLVVYFTYGVRHSVLRTGSSSATVD; encoded by the coding sequence GTGGCTGAGCCGACACCAACGCATGACACGGCCGGATCGGCGCCGACCCGCCGATTCGGTGGGTTGCTTCGCACCAAATCGGTCGAGCAATCGATCCGGGATACCGATGAACCCGATTCCAAACTCCGCAAGGATCTGACCGCCTGGGATCTCACCGTCTTCGGTGTGGCCGTGGTGGTCGGCGCGGGTATCTTCACCCTCACCGCGCGGACCGCCGGCAATGTGGCGGGCCCGTCGGTGTCGCTGGCCTTCGTCTTCGCCGCCGTCGCCTGCGGTCTCACCGCGCTGTGCTACGCCGAATTCGCCTCCACCGTCCCGGTCGCCGGCAGCGCGTACACGTTCTCCTACGCGACCTTCGGTGAACTGGCGGCATGGATCATCGGCTGGGACCTGATCCTCGAATTCGCGCTCGCCGCATCGGTTGTCGCCAAGGGCTGGTCCCAGTATCTCGGCGAGGTGATGGGGTCGCGATCGCCGATCGTGCACATCGGATCGGTCGACTTCGACTGGGGCGCGACGCTGCTGATCGTCGTGCTGGCGGTGCTGCTGGCGATCGGCACCAAGGTGTCGTCCCGGGTTTCGGCGATCGCGGTCGCGATCAAGCTGGCCGTGATCGCGGTGGTCCTGGTCGTGGGCGTCACCTATTTCAAGCCGTCGAACCTGAAGCCGTTCATTCCGCCGTCGCGGCCCGGCAGCGCCGGGGAGGGGCTGCATCAGACGCTGTTCTCCTGGCTGACCGGAGCCGGTAACAGCACCTTCGGCTGGTACGGACTGCTGGCCGCGGCCAGTCTGGTGTTCTTCGCGTTCATCGGATTCGACGTCGTGGCGACCACCGCCGAGGAGACCAAGAACCCGCAGCGCAACGTGCCGCGCGGCATTCTGGGGTCGCTGCTGATCGTCACGATCCTGTACGTGGCGGTGACGGTGGTGCTGACCGGCATGGTGCCCTACACCGAATTGTCCGGTAACGACGCCACTCTCGCCACCGCCTTCGCCCTGCACGGGGTGACCTGGGCGAAGAACGTCATCTCGGTCGGCGCGCTCGCGGGTCTGACCACGGTGGTGATGGTGCTGTACCTGGGGCAGACCCGCGTGCTGTTCGCGATGGCTCGCGACGGACTGCTACCGCGCCGCCTGGCACGCACCGGGCGCTTCGGCACGCCGGTGACGCTCACCATCGGAGTCGGTGTGGTGTGTGCGATTCTGGCCGGATTCGTGCAGTTCGGCACGCTGGAGGAGATGGTCAACATCGGTACGCTGTTCGCCTTCGTGCTGGTGTCGATCGGTGTGGTGATCCTGCGTCGCACCCGGCCGGAACTGCCGCGTGGTTTCCGGGTCCCCCTGGTGCCGCTGGTGCCGATCCTCGGCGTGCTCGCGTGCTTGTGGCTGATGTTGAACCTGTCGGTGGAGACCTGGCTGCGATTCGTGATCTGGATGGTGGTCGGCCTGGTCGTCTACTTCACCTATGGTGTGCGGCACTCGGTGTTGCGGACCGGGTCGTCGTCGGCCACGGTGGACTGA
- a CDS encoding PucR family transcriptional regulator, with amino-acid sequence MNTRPRHDVRVLSRQLVGHFAQHVAPCSTLPGDALHGDITAVTRVCLELTVDILEGREAGEKVARLQRAAANWAREGIPIDTVHHAVHEGFRLAFDVLLTQTDPRQRPENPAQLLLRILDTITPAVAVAYVREHQAAVTEHHTAVHTLVSALLAGHPTSTMARASGIEIESSYVVMAMSIPPHPDESHPTVDGKVVARRKLRRLQTGLATRGGGRVLSLLSVDGGTVLLPAAMVADDELDAVIAELSEAAQVGLTATAITADTEEISTAADRVHELLDTVLRLASPPGLYRFADLAMEYQLTRPGPGLDRLGTLLDPLDDYPDLLETLRLHMATGLSRRRTARQLQVHTNTVDYRLKRIGQLTGLDPAQPGGLWYLRAALVARTYREADRSATPAIARGTANYWRDGMGKTFAGR; translated from the coding sequence ATGAATACCCGCCCCCGCCACGATGTCCGAGTTCTCTCACGCCAGCTGGTCGGGCATTTCGCACAGCACGTGGCGCCGTGTTCGACGCTGCCCGGAGACGCCCTGCACGGCGATATCACCGCGGTGACCCGGGTCTGCCTGGAACTGACCGTCGATATCCTCGAGGGTCGCGAAGCGGGTGAGAAGGTGGCGCGGCTGCAGCGCGCCGCCGCGAACTGGGCACGGGAGGGTATCCCGATCGACACCGTGCACCACGCGGTGCACGAGGGCTTCCGGCTCGCCTTCGATGTGCTGCTCACCCAGACCGATCCGCGGCAGCGGCCCGAGAATCCGGCGCAATTGCTGCTGCGAATCCTCGACACCATCACCCCGGCCGTCGCGGTGGCCTATGTGCGCGAACATCAGGCGGCGGTCACCGAGCATCACACCGCGGTGCACACGCTGGTCTCGGCGCTGCTGGCCGGGCATCCGACCTCGACCATGGCGCGCGCCAGCGGGATCGAGATCGAATCCTCGTATGTGGTGATGGCGATGAGCATTCCGCCACACCCCGACGAATCCCATCCCACCGTGGACGGCAAGGTGGTGGCGCGCCGCAAACTGCGCCGGCTGCAGACCGGGCTGGCCACTCGCGGTGGCGGCCGGGTGCTGTCGCTACTCAGCGTCGACGGCGGCACCGTCCTGCTGCCGGCCGCGATGGTCGCCGACGACGAACTCGACGCCGTGATCGCGGAGCTGTCCGAGGCCGCACAGGTCGGGCTCACCGCCACCGCGATCACGGCGGACACCGAGGAGATCTCGACGGCCGCCGACCGCGTGCACGAACTGCTCGACACCGTGCTGCGACTGGCGAGCCCGCCCGGGTTGTACCGCTTCGCGGATCTGGCGATGGAATACCAATTGACCCGCCCCGGACCCGGTTTGGATCGGCTGGGCACGCTGCTCGATCCGCTCGACGACTATCCGGATCTGCTCGAGACCCTGCGCCTGCACATGGCGACCGGACTGTCCCGGCGCCGCACGGCCCGGCAGTTGCAGGTGCACACCAACACCGTCGACTACCGGCTCAAGCGAATCGGGCAGCTCACCGGGCTGGACCCGGCCCAGCCCGGCGGCCTGTGGTACCTGCGGGCCGCCCTGGTGGCCCGGACCTATCGGGAGGCCGATCGGTCCGCCACACCGGCTATCGCACGCGGCACCGCGAATTACTGGCGGGACGGTATGGGCAAAACATTTGCCGGAAGGTAG
- a CDS encoding PucR family transcriptional regulator — MLDRLPQVADRILSSGLGTTPPAADLPADHFGEVLPAIYGCAHAFLRAVDQQRDFTRDDVAAFVGPVIERHAEDRLPLPMLMEAVHLSAQQVLQEAVALSEPHEVDQLVDFGSRTLELLMHINLITVEGYAEVEQSIYHAEREAKRALCVALVSGQPAEEQAARADTALAERYAVLAVQLRAEPQPTAAANLVVRRRIRILQHALDRIGGATALHTFDGESAIVLLPSGSGAHETTAAHLATELADRFAIDVVIAEAGWTARETVPEAARQAAEIAQLARLSGRPTGVYRLDDLLLEYQLTRPGPARERLADRIGALRPAPHLMETLDAHLRHGADRKAAAAEIHVHPNTFSYRLRRIAELTGADPSDPGESRLLAAALVVHRLRPAPTTPAGS; from the coding sequence ATGCTCGACCGCCTGCCACAGGTCGCCGATCGCATTCTGTCCTCGGGCCTGGGCACGACGCCTCCGGCCGCGGATCTGCCCGCGGATCACTTCGGCGAGGTGCTGCCCGCGATCTACGGCTGCGCGCACGCATTTCTGCGCGCGGTGGATCAGCAGCGCGATTTCACCCGCGACGATGTCGCGGCATTCGTCGGGCCGGTGATCGAGCGGCACGCCGAGGATCGGCTGCCGCTGCCGATGCTGATGGAGGCGGTGCACCTCTCGGCTCAGCAGGTCCTGCAGGAGGCGGTGGCGCTGAGCGAACCGCACGAGGTGGATCAGCTGGTCGATTTCGGCTCTCGCACACTGGAACTGCTGATGCACATCAACCTGATCACCGTCGAGGGGTATGCCGAGGTCGAACAGTCGATCTACCACGCTGAACGGGAGGCCAAACGGGCGTTGTGCGTGGCGCTGGTGAGCGGCCAGCCCGCCGAGGAGCAGGCCGCGCGCGCCGACACCGCGCTGGCGGAACGCTACGCGGTCCTGGCCGTGCAGCTGCGCGCGGAGCCCCAGCCCACGGCGGCCGCGAATCTGGTGGTGCGCCGCCGGATTCGGATCCTGCAGCATGCTCTGGACCGCATCGGCGGCGCGACGGCACTGCACACCTTCGACGGCGAGTCGGCGATCGTCCTGCTGCCCAGCGGATCCGGCGCACACGAGACCACCGCCGCGCACTTGGCCACCGAACTCGCCGACCGGTTCGCGATCGATGTGGTGATCGCCGAAGCCGGCTGGACCGCACGGGAAACGGTGCCGGAGGCGGCCCGGCAGGCGGCCGAGATAGCACAGCTGGCCCGGCTGTCGGGCCGCCCCACCGGGGTGTACCGGCTCGACGATCTGCTGCTGGAGTATCAGCTCACCCGCCCCGGGCCGGCCCGGGAGCGGCTGGCCGACCGCATCGGCGCCCTGCGGCCGGCCCCACATCTGATGGAGACACTCGATGCCCATCTGCGCCACGGCGCCGATCGCAAGGCCGCGGCGGCCGAAATCCACGTCCACCCCAATACTTTCAGCTACCGCCTGCGGCGGATCGCCGAACTCACCGGCGCCGATCCGAGCGATCCCGGCGAGTCCAGGCTGCTCGCGGCCGCGCTGGTCGTCCACCGGCTGCGTCCGGCTCCGACGACCCCGGCCGGCTCCTGA
- a CDS encoding esterase/lipase family protein has translation MKLRHRIPAVAALLCALAVSAATATAAPSETPESRLAELISSGLHTAADGRVPQPISDTGSSSGSGSGSASHASDTAGEGPEMSSYLAAFGYGLTHPDAAPPGSNRWDCVPGTAHPNPVVLLHGTWLNAYDSFAYLAPKLAHAGFCVFALNYGRSGVLEGGGLGPVLPGRYGVGPIEESARQVSAFVDRVRAATRADRVDIVAHSQGAPVADQYLKFEGGGEKVGRLVTFGGTHHGTTLLGMATLGRIITNLGIDILGFYQPFIGPANIQQAVGSPFLNRLNGVGDTVPGVSYTVVASRYDEIMNPLELAFLRAGPNATVDDITLQDGCDQDLSDHLTMMYSPRAVSIALHALDPTLAPNRVCTFNPWLVGGGGGL, from the coding sequence ATGAAGCTTCGACATCGAATCCCGGCCGTGGCCGCGCTGCTGTGCGCGCTCGCCGTCAGTGCCGCTACCGCGACGGCCGCGCCGTCGGAAACACCGGAATCGCGACTGGCGGAACTGATTTCCTCCGGCTTGCATACCGCTGCCGACGGCCGTGTGCCACAGCCGATCTCGGATACCGGAAGTAGTTCCGGCTCCGGTTCCGGGTCCGCGAGTCATGCCAGTGACACGGCGGGGGAGGGGCCCGAAATGTCGTCGTATCTGGCCGCATTCGGCTACGGGCTCACCCATCCCGACGCGGCGCCCCCGGGCAGCAATCGCTGGGATTGTGTGCCCGGTACGGCCCACCCGAATCCGGTGGTTCTGCTGCACGGCACGTGGCTCAACGCCTACGACAGCTTCGCCTATCTGGCGCCGAAGCTCGCCCATGCCGGCTTCTGTGTCTTCGCGTTGAATTACGGACGCTCCGGTGTCCTCGAAGGTGGTGGCCTGGGGCCCGTGTTACCCGGCAGGTACGGGGTCGGGCCGATCGAGGAGTCGGCTCGCCAGGTGAGCGCGTTCGTGGATCGGGTGCGGGCCGCGACGCGCGCCGACCGGGTCGATATCGTCGCGCATTCGCAGGGCGCACCGGTTGCCGATCAATATCTGAAATTCGAGGGCGGCGGTGAGAAGGTCGGCCGGCTGGTCACTTTCGGCGGTACCCATCACGGCACCACACTGCTGGGAATGGCGACGCTCGGACGGATCATCACCAATCTGGGTATCGACATTCTCGGGTTCTATCAGCCGTTCATCGGGCCGGCGAATATTCAACAGGCGGTGGGTTCACCATTCCTGAACCGGCTCAACGGCGTCGGCGACACCGTGCCCGGCGTCTCGTACACGGTGGTCGCCTCCCGCTACGACGAAATCATGAATCCGCTGGAGCTGGCATTCCTGCGTGCCGGTCCGAATGCCACCGTCGACGACATCACCCTGCAGGACGGGTGTGACCAGGATCTGTCCGATCACCTGACGATGATGTATTCGCCACGGGCGGTGTCGATCGCCTTGCACGCGCTGGACCCGACGCTCGCCCCGAACCGGGTGTGCACGTTCAATCCGTGGCTCGTCGGCGGCGGGGGCGGGCTGTGA